A DNA window from Methylocystis heyeri contains the following coding sequences:
- a CDS encoding ExbD/TolR family protein, which produces MGVSIKAGGASGGRRRRGRSRHAPMADINMTPFIDVMLVLLIIFMVAAPLLATGVAVDLPQTKAGQLNIDQKPVAVAIDEKGQIFLMDQPIELAQLTDRLKEAAKQGFDERIYVRGSKAVNYGRIAEVMSLITTAGYKKVALVTEQEKK; this is translated from the coding sequence ATGGGCGTTTCCATTAAGGCAGGCGGCGCGAGCGGCGGCAGGCGCAGGAGGGGCCGTTCCCGCCACGCCCCGATGGCCGACATCAACATGACGCCGTTCATCGACGTGATGCTGGTGCTCTTGATCATCTTCATGGTCGCAGCGCCCCTGCTCGCCACCGGCGTCGCCGTGGATCTGCCGCAGACCAAGGCCGGCCAGCTCAACATCGACCAGAAGCCGGTGGCCGTCGCGATCGACGAAAAAGGACAGATATTCCTGATGGATCAGCCGATCGAGCTCGCACAGCTGACCGACAGGCTCAAAGAGGCCGCCAAGCAGGGCTTCGACGAACGCATCTATGTGCGCGGCTCCAAGGCCGTGAATTATGGCCGCATCGCTGAAGTGATGTCGCTGATTACGACGGCCGGATACAAGAAGGTCGCGTTGGTCACCGAGCAAGAGAAGAAATAG
- the rfbH gene encoding lipopolysaccharide biosynthesis protein RfbH, with translation MPGDSLKDAAALRAEILELVGRYHAVAHGRKPFDRERPSVPVSGRIYGARDMQMLVDSALDFWLTTGRFNAEFEEKLAARIGVKHALTVNSGSSANLVAFMALTSPRLKERQLRPGDEVITCATGFPTTVNPILQANMTPVLVDVEIPTYNISVAAIEEAITPRTRAIMIAHTLGNPFAVEEIRAICDRHGLFLIEDCCDALGATFKGKHVGTFGDIGTLSFYPAHHITTGEGGAVFTNDNNLNKIMESLRDWGRDCYCGPGEDNSCNKRFGWTLGDLPKGYDHKYTYSHLGYNLKMTDMQAAVGVAQLERLEEFIAARRRNFERLRSGLAGLQDIFILPEATAGSEPSWFGFTLTLREGAPIDRHGLLLELQSRKIGTRLLFGGNLARQPYMKGRNFRIVGSLENADAVVDRTFWIGVYPGLGDQEIDYMIEVIQNYCRRESKIAV, from the coding sequence ATGCCGGGTGATAGTTTGAAGGACGCCGCGGCGTTGCGGGCCGAGATTCTCGAGCTCGTCGGCCGATACCATGCGGTGGCGCACGGGCGTAAGCCGTTCGATCGCGAAAGGCCCAGCGTTCCGGTGTCCGGCAGGATATACGGCGCCCGCGACATGCAGATGCTGGTCGACTCGGCGCTCGATTTCTGGCTGACCACGGGGCGCTTCAACGCCGAGTTCGAGGAGAAGCTCGCAGCGCGCATAGGGGTCAAGCATGCGCTGACCGTCAATTCAGGCTCCTCCGCCAATCTGGTGGCGTTCATGGCCCTCACTTCCCCGAGGCTCAAGGAGCGGCAATTGCGGCCGGGCGACGAGGTGATCACCTGCGCAACGGGATTTCCGACGACGGTGAACCCGATCCTTCAGGCCAATATGACGCCCGTCCTCGTCGATGTGGAGATCCCCACCTACAATATCAGCGTCGCCGCCATCGAAGAGGCGATAACGCCGCGCACCCGGGCGATAATGATCGCACATACCCTCGGCAATCCCTTCGCTGTCGAAGAGATCCGCGCGATCTGCGACCGGCATGGCTTGTTTCTGATCGAGGATTGCTGCGACGCGCTCGGCGCGACCTTCAAAGGGAAGCATGTCGGAACCTTCGGAGACATAGGAACGCTGAGTTTCTATCCAGCGCATCACATAACGACGGGAGAAGGCGGGGCCGTCTTCACCAACGACAACAATCTCAATAAAATCATGGAGTCGCTGCGCGACTGGGGCCGCGACTGCTATTGCGGGCCGGGAGAGGACAACAGCTGCAACAAGAGATTCGGCTGGACCCTCGGCGACCTGCCCAAAGGATATGACCACAAATACACCTATTCGCATCTCGGCTATAATCTGAAGATGACCGACATGCAGGCTGCGGTGGGCGTCGCGCAGCTCGAGCGGCTGGAGGAGTTCATCGCCGCAAGGCGCAGGAATTTCGAACGCCTTCGCAGCGGCCTTGCGGGATTGCAGGATATTTTCATCCTGCCCGAGGCGACCGCAGGCTCCGAACCCTCATGGTTCGGTTTCACGCTGACCTTGCGCGAGGGCGCCCCGATCGACCGTCATGGCCTGTTGCTCGAGCTGCAATCCAGAAAAATCGGAACGCGGCTGCTCTTCGGCGGCAATCTGGCGCGACAGCCTTACATGAAGGGCCGGAACTTTCGCATAGTCGGAAGTCTGGAGAACGCGGATGCGGTGGTCGACCGGACGTTCTGGATCGGCGTTTATCCAGGGCTCGGCGATCAGGAAATCGACTACATGATCGAGGTCATCCAAAACTACTGCCGGCGCGAGAGCAAAATCGCGGTGTGA
- a CDS encoding type II toxin-antitoxin system RelE/ParE family toxin: protein MKVVISFRAYSDMQNIYLFDAERNQAFAEKRAGHIHRQFENIARFPALGRLWPDPDSKIRRLVASQHLIFYRTDEEAILILRVPGGSMDVENELLR from the coding sequence GAAGGTCGTCATTTCATTTCGTGCCTATTCCGATATGCAGAATATTTATCTCTTTGACGCTGAACGGAATCAGGCTTTTGCAGAGAAGCGGGCGGGCCACATCCATCGCCAGTTCGAGAATATTGCTCGATTTCCCGCGCTTGGCAGGCTTTGGCCCGATCCTGACAGCAAAATTCGAAGACTTGTAGCCAGCCAACATCTCATCTTTTATCGAACGGATGAGGAAGCAATCCTGATCCTCCGCGTTCCCGGCGGAAGCATGGACGTGGAAAACGAGCTTTTAAGATGA
- the ybgC gene encoding tol-pal system-associated acyl-CoA thioesterase: MTAPHLFKIRVYYEDTDFSGFVYHASHVRFIERARTEMLRELGLQQRALLEGEAGPGFFFVVRAMELDFRRPALMDDLLTVESRLVAIGGASITFVQRILREDEPLVIAKVTIAAVENGRACRLPPDVRARFETFLCP; this comes from the coding sequence ATGACTGCGCCACACCTCTTCAAAATCCGCGTCTATTACGAAGACACCGATTTCTCGGGCTTTGTCTATCACGCCTCGCATGTCCGCTTCATCGAGCGCGCACGAACCGAAATGCTGCGCGAGCTCGGCCTCCAGCAGCGCGCGCTGCTCGAAGGCGAGGCAGGCCCAGGATTTTTCTTTGTGGTTCGCGCCATGGAGCTGGATTTCCGCCGTCCTGCGCTGATGGACGATCTTCTGACCGTGGAGTCGCGGCTCGTCGCCATCGGGGGCGCCTCTATCACATTCGTGCAGCGGATCCTGCGCGAGGACGAGCCCCTGGTCATAGCCAAGGTCACGATCGCGGCAGTCGAGAATGGCCGCGCGTGCCGCCTGCCGCCGGACGTCAGGGCGAGATTCGAAACTTTCCTGTGCCCGTGA
- a CDS encoding cell envelope biogenesis protein TolA → MGFSRQQPGFPVSAAAHVGLLAATLIAFSHNPKFDDVPETVPVEVVSDQALNQITKGEKTAHAVKPAQRAEKVAPQVETHPHPPQAEAKRDIPTPPPPLKRLSEEPSEDDTPQKQDRETPPTPPKRVAALTPPAPEPPARPAPPAPKAAPAPPQKPQAKAAPEPEKDEPDDAEVTRPKPPVKPKLDKAKDETPPQPKTPPKPPENPKAKETPRLKTDEVAKLLQQKKLEARTEKSDAGEEKEAATEKPVKSEKPGGAARPKSGDEQAPKSKFNAANIANLLSREAPQQRASTGAEKTQVASLGAPAASAAKMSPSLQGKIDAYTVEHYRRCWATALSMNALNYVPRVEFRLTRTGALEGSPRLLNPSSDPVEKARGEQALAAVRRCSPMSIPAEFSPYYDYWRVTELDMKEDM, encoded by the coding sequence GTGGGCTTTTCACGTCAGCAGCCCGGCTTCCCTGTTTCGGCGGCGGCCCATGTCGGGCTTCTGGCCGCGACGCTGATCGCCTTCTCGCACAATCCCAAATTCGACGACGTTCCGGAAACCGTTCCGGTGGAAGTGGTCTCGGATCAGGCGCTGAACCAGATCACGAAAGGCGAAAAAACCGCTCACGCGGTCAAGCCCGCCCAGCGCGCGGAAAAAGTCGCCCCGCAGGTCGAAACCCATCCCCATCCGCCGCAGGCGGAAGCCAAACGGGACATTCCGACGCCCCCGCCGCCGCTGAAGCGCTTGTCGGAAGAGCCCAGCGAAGACGACACGCCGCAAAAGCAGGACAGGGAAACGCCGCCGACCCCGCCGAAGCGCGTCGCTGCCTTGACGCCCCCTGCGCCCGAACCTCCCGCCCGCCCGGCGCCGCCCGCGCCGAAAGCCGCTCCCGCGCCTCCCCAGAAGCCGCAGGCCAAAGCCGCGCCCGAGCCTGAAAAAGACGAACCCGACGACGCCGAGGTCACGAGGCCGAAGCCGCCGGTGAAGCCGAAGCTCGATAAGGCGAAGGACGAGACCCCGCCGCAGCCCAAGACTCCGCCAAAGCCCCCGGAAAACCCGAAGGCCAAGGAAACGCCGCGGCTGAAGACCGACGAAGTGGCCAAGCTGCTGCAGCAAAAGAAGCTCGAAGCCCGCACAGAAAAAAGCGACGCCGGCGAGGAGAAGGAAGCCGCGACCGAAAAGCCCGTCAAGAGCGAGAAGCCGGGCGGCGCCGCGAGGCCCAAATCCGGCGACGAGCAGGCGCCCAAATCGAAGTTCAACGCCGCGAACATCGCCAATCTCTTGAGCCGGGAGGCGCCGCAGCAGCGCGCCTCGACCGGGGCCGAGAAGACGCAAGTGGCCTCGCTCGGCGCTCCCGCCGCCTCGGCCGCGAAGATGTCGCCTTCGCTGCAGGGGAAGATCGACGCCTATACGGTCGAGCACTACCGCCGGTGCTGGGCCACCGCGCTCTCGATGAACGCGCTCAATTATGTGCCGCGCGTGGAGTTCCGTCTCACCCGCACCGGCGCGCTGGAAGGATCGCCGCGGCTGCTCAACCCCTCCTCCGACCCTGTGGAGAAGGCGCGCGGAGAACAGGCCCTCGCCGCCGTCCGCCGCTGCAGCCCGATGTCGATACCCGCCGAGTTCTCGCCCTACTACGACTATTGGCGCGTCACGGAACTGGACATGAAGGAAGATATGTAA
- the tolB gene encoding Tol-Pal system beta propeller repeat protein TolB, whose translation MSIKISRRAATSLIAGAALTPFVPARAARVLNLHAGGGFEPINVAVTNFVGDEAARTVTSVINNNFKRSVFLKPVDAASVGGGVANPDQTPNLDVYRSINAQFVLTGRSQRGGDGRLSTEFRLFDVTTGEQAAGSQFVTEAANARRVAHLVSDAVFTRITGEKGFFDTRVVFVDESGSKDHRRKRLAIMDQDGANVRYLTRGEDLVVTPRFSPSSQDVTYMAMSADGDPKVFLMNVENGQREAVGNFPGMSFSPRFSPDGLKVIMSLSEGAETNLYTMELRSRTTTRLTDTAAIDTSPCYSPDGGQIVFESDRGGSQQIYVMSARGGGSAKRISFGAGRYSTPVWSPKGDYIAFTKQNGGNFAIGVMKTDGSGERILTEGFHNEGPTWAPNGLFLMFFRDSGGAGGPKIYMVDVFGRSEFQVPTPNYASDPAWGPLQD comes from the coding sequence ATGAGCATCAAAATTTCACGCAGAGCCGCCACGTCGCTGATTGCGGGAGCGGCGCTGACGCCATTCGTTCCGGCGCGCGCCGCGCGTGTGCTCAATCTGCATGCCGGCGGCGGTTTCGAGCCCATCAACGTCGCCGTGACCAATTTCGTCGGCGACGAAGCGGCGCGCACCGTCACCAGCGTCATCAACAACAACTTCAAACGCTCGGTGTTCTTGAAGCCGGTCGACGCCGCGAGCGTCGGCGGCGGCGTCGCCAATCCGGACCAGACTCCCAATCTCGACGTCTACCGCTCGATCAACGCCCAATTCGTTTTGACCGGCAGATCGCAACGCGGCGGCGACGGACGGCTCAGCACGGAGTTTCGCCTCTTCGACGTCACGACCGGCGAGCAGGCCGCCGGCAGCCAGTTCGTCACCGAAGCCGCCAACGCCCGCCGGGTCGCGCATCTGGTTTCCGATGCGGTATTCACCCGCATCACCGGCGAGAAAGGCTTTTTCGACACCCGCGTCGTCTTCGTGGACGAGAGCGGTTCGAAGGACCATCGCCGCAAGCGATTGGCCATCATGGATCAGGACGGCGCCAATGTGCGCTACCTCACCCGGGGGGAAGACCTCGTGGTCACGCCGCGCTTCTCGCCTTCGTCGCAGGATGTGACCTATATGGCGATGAGCGCCGACGGCGATCCCAAGGTGTTCCTGATGAATGTGGAAAACGGCCAGCGCGAGGCGGTGGGAAATTTCCCCGGCATGAGCTTCTCGCCGCGTTTCTCGCCGGACGGGCTGAAGGTCATCATGTCGCTGTCCGAAGGCGCCGAAACCAATCTCTACACGATGGAGCTGCGCTCGCGCACGACGACGCGCCTCACCGATACAGCGGCGATCGACACATCGCCCTGCTACTCGCCGGACGGCGGGCAGATCGTCTTCGAGTCCGACCGCGGCGGATCGCAGCAGATCTATGTCATGAGCGCGCGCGGCGGCGGCTCGGCAAAGCGCATCTCTTTCGGCGCGGGTCGCTATTCGACGCCGGTCTGGTCCCCCAAGGGCGACTATATCGCCTTCACCAAGCAGAACGGAGGCAATTTCGCCATCGGCGTCATGAAGACCGACGGTTCGGGAGAGCGCATCCTGACCGAGGGCTTCCACAATGAAGGCCCGACCTGGGCGCCCAATGGCCTGTTCCTGATGTTCTTCCGCGATTCAGGGGGCGCCGGCGGACCAAAGATCTATATGGTCGACGTCTTCGGGAGATCCGAGTTCCAGGTGCCGACGCCCAATTACGCCTCCGATCCCGCCTGGGGGCCGCTGCAGGATTAA
- the tolQ gene encoding protein TolQ, protein MNPAEIAASPLASPAAEITVWGMFWGAHIVVKTVMIGLLLASVWCWAIIIDKVLLLRRTRRAMDRFDEAFWSGNSLDDLYSKASERPTTGLSSLFVAAMREWKRSIQNPHASFMGLQTRIDKVLDVSIGREVEKLEANLLVLATVASASPFVGLFGTVWGIMTAFRSIAASKNTSLAVVAPGIAEALFATAIGLFAAIPALIAYNKLQSDVAKSQGRMETFADEFSAILSRQIDQSAGRGDRAA, encoded by the coding sequence ATGAATCCGGCCGAAATAGCGGCGAGCCCGCTCGCCAGCCCCGCTGCTGAAATCACTGTTTGGGGCATGTTCTGGGGCGCCCATATCGTGGTCAAGACGGTCATGATCGGGCTGCTTCTCGCCTCGGTCTGGTGCTGGGCCATCATCATCGACAAAGTATTGCTGCTGAGGCGCACCCGCCGCGCCATGGACCGTTTCGACGAGGCCTTCTGGTCCGGCAATTCGCTCGATGACCTCTATTCCAAGGCCTCGGAAAGGCCGACCACGGGTCTCTCGTCGCTTTTCGTCGCGGCGATGCGGGAGTGGAAGCGCTCGATTCAAAATCCTCACGCCTCTTTCATGGGGCTGCAGACCCGCATCGACAAAGTGCTCGACGTATCGATCGGCCGCGAGGTCGAAAAACTGGAAGCCAATCTCCTGGTCCTGGCCACCGTGGCCTCGGCCAGCCCCTTCGTCGGCCTGTTCGGCACGGTCTGGGGCATCATGACCGCCTTCCGCTCCATCGCCGCGTCGAAGAATACTTCGCTGGCCGTGGTGGCGCCCGGCATCGCCGAGGCTCTATTCGCCACCGCCATCGGCCTCTTCGCCGCCATTCCGGCGTTGATCGCCTACAACAAGCTGCAGTCCGACGTCGCCAAATCCCAGGGCCGCATGGAAACTTTCGCGGACGAATTCTCCGCCATCCTCTCCCGCCAGATCGACCAGAGCGCCGGGCGCGGCGATCGCGCGGCCTGA
- the ung gene encoding uracil-DNA glycosylase — protein MSKPVRIDPSWSQRLGAEFEQPYFAALRSFVRDEYASHRIFPPAASIFRAFDECPFDKVKVVILGQDPYHGAGQANGLCFAVNPDIPAPPSLQNIFKEIESDLGHPASRDPDLSRWARQGVLLLNATLTVREGLAGSHQGKGWEQFTDAAVRVLNAEREGLVFMLWGNYARRKGASIDRSRHLVLESAHPSPLSAQRFFGCRHFSKANAWLAAHGETPIEW, from the coding sequence ATGAGCAAGCCGGTACGCATCGACCCGAGCTGGAGCCAGCGCCTTGGCGCAGAGTTTGAGCAGCCCTATTTTGCTGCGCTGCGAAGCTTCGTGCGCGACGAATACGCGTCGCACAGGATTTTCCCTCCCGCCGCGAGCATCTTCCGCGCCTTCGACGAATGCCCCTTCGACAAGGTCAAGGTCGTCATCCTGGGCCAGGACCCCTATCACGGCGCCGGGCAGGCCAATGGGCTATGCTTTGCGGTTAATCCCGATATCCCCGCCCCGCCCTCGCTTCAAAACATCTTCAAGGAGATCGAAAGCGATCTCGGGCACCCGGCGTCACGCGATCCTGATCTTTCCCGCTGGGCGCGGCAGGGCGTGCTGCTGCTCAATGCGACCTTGACCGTGCGCGAAGGCCTGGCCGGCTCGCATCAGGGCAAGGGCTGGGAGCAGTTCACCGACGCGGCCGTCCGAGTCCTGAACGCCGAACGCGAGGGCCTCGTCTTCATGCTTTGGGGCAATTACGCGCGGCGAAAGGGCGCGAGCATCGACCGTTCCAGGCATCTGGTCCTCGAATCCGCCCATCCTTCGCCGCTTTCGGCGCAGCGCTTTTTCGGTTGCCGGCATTTTTCCAAAGCCAACGCCTGGCTCGCCGCCCATGGCGAAACGCCGATCGAGTGGTGA